ATTTAAGGATATAACCGGGTTTACAGTTGGGTACGGTTTAATTGACTTGATCACATCCATGGCGTTTCTGGATTGGCCTGATAGTGATTATGTAGGTACAATATACTTTAAGGATGCCGTACCCTGGCATACTCGTGCCATAACCTTAGAGCAGGCTGAATATGAGCTTGAACGCCTTGTAACAGGACACATGCTGCCATGGTTTGATAAATATAAAAATCTGGTAAATATCCGTGATATCTTCAGAAATACATTTGAGAAATATGATACAAAAAGAAATGTAAACTTTTCTCCGGCAGCAGGTACAAATCCAGGTGGAGCATTTATAATGTTTTATGAAGATGTTATCCTTTCGAGACTAATAGGTGACGATTTACGGCCTGCTCAAGTAATATATGATGAATATTATCGGGAAGCTTACTATAAATACTGGAGTAAAAATGATGATTCGGGAGTTTCCCTTATGGAACAGGAAAGAGTAAAAAATCATTTTGAAATATTGCCTTCTATCATAGAAAAAATTGAAGCGATAACTAATGCGCAATGGGCAGAATATAGAATATTGACTGGAATAGGAGTTGAACATGACGGATAGATCATTAATACCTTAAAATAATGGAAAAGGTATGTCCTGCCCGAACGTCAAGCCTCCAAACCAACTGCAATATTATAATTTGTTAGGAATTATTTCTTTTTAGGAGTTAAATCCAATATTTCCACTTTTCTAAAATCAACAGGATGACTTTCGGATTGCAGTGAAATATATCCTTCAGATAAAGGTCCATCCGGAATATCCGGTTTAGGACTTACATTTCCGCCTCCAACTGTTAATCTGGTATAAGTCAGAATGGTATCACCTTCCATTACATGATGCACAATACTATCCCCATGGACGATCATTTCCAGCGTCACCCACTGGTCACCATGATATGTCTTGGAATGGGAAGAATAACAATGTCCTTTATAAGGTTGATCATTCATGAATATTTCTGTTCCGGGAGTGCAGACATTACCGGTTGTCCGCTCGTCTTTCCCGTTTCCTCCCAACATCTGTGCTTCCACCGAAACAGGGAAATCCTGATCTATGGCCATTGATTCGGGAGACTGACAATGAAGCATGGCCCCACTGTTGCGGTAAGCCCATCCGGGACCTCCTTCTACCTGTTCATCCACAAAACGGTACTCAACACGAAGCTTGTAGTGGGAAAATTTCTGTTGGGTGAAAATATGCCCGAAACGCTCACCAAAATTATCATAAGCATCATAACGGACTTTCATTAATCCATCTTCTACCCGGAAAGTATTTCCA
The window above is part of the Bacteroidales bacterium genome. Proteins encoded here:
- a CDS encoding DUF1080 domain-containing protein codes for the protein MSYYVGQKVKGKITGIQPYGAFVALDEHTQGLIHISECKSGVVRDLKHELALGKEVEVVIMDIEQYNGKISLSLRQEDMHVYSQAPLIKNTNLRKRFWTNYHLDYGFSPIANQKEEWIPLFNGENLNGWTVKITGYPAGENFGNTFRVEDGLMKVRYDAYDNFGERFGHIFTQQKFSHYKLRVEYRFVDEQVEGGPGWAYRNSGAMLHCQSPESMAIDQDFPVSVEAQMLGGNGKDERTTGNVCTPGTEIFMNDQPYKGHCYSSHSKTYHGDQWVTLEMIVHGDSIVHHVMEGDTILTYTRLTVGGGNVSPKPDIPDGPLSEGYISLQSESHPVDFRKVEILDLTPKKK